The DNA segment AATCATTTTAAAATTGTTGTTTTTGATTTAAGGGGAAATGGAAAATCTGATAAACCTATTTCAGGTTACTCTGTTGATACTTTTGCAGATGACACAATAAGTTTAATAAGAGAATTAAAATTAGAAAAACCAAACATTCTTGGTGTTTCATTAGGGGGCTTTGTGGCTTTAAAAGTTTTATATAAATATGGAAAAGAAATTAATAAAGGTGTTTTAGTTAATACATCTTTTGGAGGACCAAATTATATTCCCCCATCAATGGAAGTTTTAAATATCATGATAACTGGTGGAGGTGGTAAAACTCCTTTTGAAAAAGGTTTTAACTCTTTATCTCTTGGTTTCACAGATAAATTTATAAAGGAAAAGAGAGGAGTGATTGAAGAAATTGTTAAGTCTCTTCTTGAAAATCCTCAACCTCCATATGCTTATCAAGGTCAAGCAATGGCTGGAGCAAGTTTTAATATGGAAAAAGAAGTAGAAGAAATTGAGAATGAAGTTTTGGTTGTTATTGGTGAAAAAGATAAAATTGTACCAAAACAAAATGGTTTGAATTTAAAAAATAAATTGAAAAATTCTAAACTCCATATAATAAAAGATGCTGGCCATCTCTGTTTCATAGAAAAATATGAAGAGTTCAATGAAGTTGTAAAAAATTTTTTATTAGGGAGGTAATATGATTACTACAAGAATTTTATCAACAGGAATTTATTCTCCTCCATTCACCCTGACAGACAAAAAAATTGAAGAGATGTATGGAAAAGATATCAGGGATTGGATGGTTGAGAAATTGGGAATTTATGTCAAAAAAATTTCAGAATCATGGGAAGGAGCTTCTGATCTTGCAAAAAAAGCAGGAGAAGAAGCACTTAAAAATGGAAGCTTAAGCCCAGAGGATATTGATCTTCTAATTGTTGCAACAGACACACCAGATTTCTTTTCACCTGCAACATCTTCAATAGTTCAAGCAAAACTTGGATTAAAAAACGCTGCTACTTTTGATGTTAATTGTGCATGTGCTGCTTTTGTTACTGCTCTTGATATTGCAACAAGATACCTTCTTACAGAAGATAAAATGAAAAAAGCGATGGTTATTGGAACTTATGCTATGACAAAATTTTTAAACTGGGATGATAAAATAACAGCACCAATGTTTTCAGATGGAGCAGGAGCAGTTATTTTAGAAAAAATTGAATCTTCTGAAAAAGGCTTCATTTCTTCGAAACTTTTTGCAGATGGAACTTTTTGGGATTATCTTGGTTTATATCTTGGTTCTGGTGCTGTTCCAACACCAGAATACATTAGAACTGGAAGACATTTTGTTAGATATAACAAAAGATATCCAGATGTAAATTCTGAAATGTGGCCAAAATTAATAAAAGAAGTTGTTGAGAAAGGAGGTTATAAAGTAGAGGATATTGATTTTGTTTTATTTACACAAGTTAGAAAAGTAACAATTGAAGATGTTATGAAGGTTTTAAATCTACCAATGGATAAAACTCATATGGTTATGGATAAATTTGGATATACTGGTTCTGCTTGTATACCTATGGCTCTTCATGATGCGCTTATAAATAACAAAATAAAAAAGGGTGATCTTGTTGTTATGTGTGCTTCTGGTGGTGGATATGCAATGGCTGTTTACTTCATGAGGTACATTTAAGGAGGTAAAATGAAATTTTTAGATAAAGTTGCAATAATAACAGGCGGAGCAAGGGGAATTGGAAAAGAGTGTAGTTTACTTTTTGCTAGAGACGGAGCAAAAGTTATTATTTTTGATGTCAATGAGGAAGAACTAAATAAAACTCTTGATGAAATAAAAAATGAAGGTTTATATGCTGAAGGATATATTATTGATATAACAGATTTTGATAAAGTAAATGAGACAGTTAATTTAATATATGAAAAGCATAAAAGAATTGATATTTTAGTTAATAATGCGGGTATCACAAAAGACAATTTTCTTACAAAAATGACAAAAGAAGATTGGGATAAAGTAATTGCAGTTAATCTTACAGGAACATTTAATCTTACAAAAGCAGTTATACCTTTTATGTATGAGAAAGAGAGTGGAGTTATTATAAATGTTTCTTCTGTTGTCGCAATATATGGAAATATTGGTCAAACAAATTACATTGCAAGTAAAGCAGGCGTTATTGGATTGACAAAAGGTTGGGCAAAAGAGTTCGGAAAGAAAGGGATAAGAGTTAATTGTGTTGCTCCAGGATTTATAAAAACTCCTATGACAGAAAAAGTCCCAGATAAAGTTATTGAATACATGGTTTCAAAAACTCCTCTTGGAAGAATGGGTGAAGCAGTAGAAGTTGCAAAAGCAATTTGTTTTTTAGCCTCTGATGAAGCATCATTTATCACAGGGGCAATTTTAAGTGTTGATGGTGGTCTTACAATTTAATTTTTTTAAAAATATTTATATTTTAAAAAGGAGGTTTTTAAAATGAAAAAATTAATTTTGGTGCTTTTGATTTTAACCCTATTTTTAGGGGTCGTGAGTATTCCAAGAGCAAAAGCACAAAGGGAGTTTTTCCTTGTTTTAACAGTTGGTATTAAGAGTTATGTTTTAAATGGAATGCAACTTCAAATGGATGTTGAACCAGAAATAGTAGCAGGAAGAACTTTTGTTCCATTAAGATTAGTTGCTGAAACATTTGGAGCAGAAGTTGGATGGGATGCTAAAGTCAAAGAGGTTACAATTAAACAGGAAGGAAAAGAAATTAAATTAAAAATAGGTTCAACTTCTGCAACAATTGATGGTAAAGCATATACTCTTGAAGCTCCACCTTATATTAAATCTGGTAGAACAATGGTTCCAATAAGATTTATTTCTGAAGCACTTGGTCTCTCTGTTTACTGGGAACCACAGAGAAAACTTGTTTACATAAGAAGTAAAGCAAAATATTCTGTACCAGGAATATCACAAGATGAAATAAAAATTGGAACATTTGCTGCTTTAACTGGTCCAGTAGCAATAATAGGTGTTCCATTTAATCATGGATTC comes from the Caldisericia bacterium genome and includes:
- a CDS encoding alpha/beta hydrolase — translated: MGYVKVNDLNLYYEIYGEGEPLVFIEGLAQNILMWKYQIEELKNHFKIVVFDLRGNGKSDKPISGYSVDTFADDTISLIRELKLEKPNILGVSLGGFVALKVLYKYGKEINKGVLVNTSFGGPNYIPPSMEVLNIMITGGGGKTPFEKGFNSLSLGFTDKFIKEKRGVIEEIVKSLLENPQPPYAYQGQAMAGASFNMEKEVEEIENEVLVVIGEKDKIVPKQNGLNLKNKLKNSKLHIIKDAGHLCFIEKYEEFNEVVKNFLLGR
- a CDS encoding ketoacyl-ACP synthase III, which codes for MITTRILSTGIYSPPFTLTDKKIEEMYGKDIRDWMVEKLGIYVKKISESWEGASDLAKKAGEEALKNGSLSPEDIDLLIVATDTPDFFSPATSSIVQAKLGLKNAATFDVNCACAAFVTALDIATRYLLTEDKMKKAMVIGTYAMTKFLNWDDKITAPMFSDGAGAVILEKIESSEKGFISSKLFADGTFWDYLGLYLGSGAVPTPEYIRTGRHFVRYNKRYPDVNSEMWPKLIKEVVEKGGYKVEDIDFVLFTQVRKVTIEDVMKVLNLPMDKTHMVMDKFGYTGSACIPMALHDALINNKIKKGDLVVMCASGGGYAMAVYFMRYI
- the fabG gene encoding 3-oxoacyl-[acyl-carrier-protein] reductase; the encoded protein is MKFLDKVAIITGGARGIGKECSLLFARDGAKVIIFDVNEEELNKTLDEIKNEGLYAEGYIIDITDFDKVNETVNLIYEKHKRIDILVNNAGITKDNFLTKMTKEDWDKVIAVNLTGTFNLTKAVIPFMYEKESGVIINVSSVVAIYGNIGQTNYIASKAGVIGLTKGWAKEFGKKGIRVNCVAPGFIKTPMTEKVPDKVIEYMVSKTPLGRMGEAVEVAKAICFLASDEASFITGAILSVDGGLTI